The stretch of DNA gtagcagaagaaaaaaatataacatcaaatttGGCATCACCTTTTGCTCCATCTTCTTCTATTCTAGCTAGATCCTCAGTTTTGGGAAAATTGGATCCAATATCAATACGGCCCTTCCCATTTTCCGTGTAAATCAAAAGAGAAATTTAAACAGATGACTTCTTTTCTactcttatatttttaaatatctctaatttaaaaatatttttttgtaaaaacattGATTAATTCAAAAGATATTAGAAgagtaaaagaaaaagaagctACCCTACCTTAGTGGTTAGAGTATCATGGCGATCATCTCTATAcgcatttaaaaattaattttaataaatttcgtAATCAGTAATTTAGTGTagacaataattttaattttattatatttattgaatttttttatttatactacTAATATAGATTCTGTGAatttatttgttgatttattattttttatttcaatagcttcaaatttatattatttatgacatatatttattaatttgaataaataaatattattttataaaatatttttaattctccATAATCATCtctaaaatatcaaaaacaaTGTTACTTATTCtatgttataatttaaataaaaattagtcaaaaaatatatgtatatatttcaaaattttaaatcatatacattttttttaatcaatttatgtttatattatgAGTGGTAGGGAGTATTGATTTGCACCTATCAGTCAAAAATTGCAGTGGACTACAGATCAGTACCGAATAGTCTCCATCATGTATGGGCCATTTAATCCATAACCATTTTCCCAAAACGAGTCCGTCAGATTTCTTAATTCTTTGGCACATGGACGATGGAACTTTGAAATTTGTCGAGAAGGGGGTGTACAAAGTTAGTAGTGgttaaattagttatttattactgtaaaaaaattgtttattagttttaaaatggcaactcttttaaaattttaatcacttttttttttttaataaaaatcatgtCTATCTCCCCTTCAAATTTATTAATGTTTACTTTAAAGGGATCCATTGCAAAGATGCATGCCAAAGAGTAaagttaaattacatttttttttatgtatatttaagtttaaaaacaatatttaagtataattaataaaaggtctcacaaatatacaaaaatacaactatagacatatttaattaaaatactttatatttcaaaaaagaaaaagaaaaaattaaataagactatagtaaaatattattataaatattgaaaaattatctatttaatttttttataaaaaattgttttagaatTTACTTTATATCTCAGTAAATATTGGACCAGAACACAATTCTCGGGGTTACACAATTGGTAAGTTATGAGCTCATGTATACATTGTCTACACTTGTTTATATACTTCTTCCATCACATATCACACGTTTTTCACTTATgaattaagaaatataattagtattataattttttttaaatatacactTCTCCAAATTATCTTTTACTctgttaaattaattgaaaaaatacaataataatattaagagTATTCACATATTTAAGCGTTCAAAAATCACAGATTCAAACTTAAATTCTAGATATCGATGTCCTGAAAATtaccaattaaattatatttatgaaaaatatgtaattgataaattaaatttgacacGTTTATTTTTTTTGCTAAAACAATTATTATATGAACTGGCGAGAGTATAATATGGGAATTGATTTTAATACCAAAAGTAAAATATGGGAATTGATTCTCTCCAGAATCTCATATTTTCTTCATTCAAACCCCACAACCTCCTTtttctatatcataaaatcCTCCCACCTTATTTTATAAGTCTAGATTTCATATGACCACAATGTCAATCGAATAATACTCCAGTTtatgcaacaacaaaaatttggaaGAAACACAATTGTTGTGGAATCATTTTTTTGTCCTACTGCTCGAATTATTGTCCCCAACTTGAATCTaagcaaaataaataataaattatattttggaaTAAATTCGGTAGCACAAATAACTGGACCATGCGCAtgctattttactttttaattgtaATGTCACCAGACCATAGAAACGATACCCACGTGTATCCACCATGTACCTttattgtcaaaaaaattacaaaattgtaaaatatagataaagtatataaaaattgcAGCGAACACAAGAAACAAAGCAAAGCAACATCCAAAAAACAATCGAAACTGGGATGATTTTGTAAGTACACCAAAATATACTATTAGGCTTGTCACTGATTTCAAAAGACACATGGCATCTCAAAAAAgcttaataataaaagaaaattacctTTGACTCAGATTTCCAATTGAGAAAATTTGCAGCATCTAATTAAACATGAAGTTGATTAAAGACAAATTAATTTCAACTCACCctacaaaattacaaattttaacaATGGACTACCATAAGTTCAAAACAGAAAATTCTACTATGACATAATAATAAGTGAAACTACAAATCCACAAAATATGGTGGTGAACaatgatataaaaataacaaaccaAGCtccatttgtttttcttttctgcaCATTCCACTCAAGCCTTCCATCAAAATGCAAAAGAGTTCGATTCTCAAAGCATGCAATCAGTTCTTGCAGGCAACCTCCGGAAGAAATTTAGCGGCACTGAAGGAAGCTTGTGACGAAACCTCGGATGTCGCAACACATAAATTCCGGTGAGAAGCGCCACAACTTGGAATGGAGTTACATAAAGTACAATAGCAGCAATCAAACAGAAAAGCACAAACAAGGCAGTAGCTCTTGGATCTCTCCAGCTCAGCAAAGACTGCAGCCTTTCACCTTGAGTTGCCAAATCACCCACCACAGTTTGTATCCTCCCAGCAATACTTCTAAGCCGATCGTATCGCATCCTCACAATATCAGAAGGTCTTGTAGTTGGAAATGTGTCGAATTCTTCGTCTAGTTCATCAGGGTGAGCGGAATCCGCGTGGGAGAGTCGTGTGTCCATGTGAGGAGGGTGCCTTGGCCTCCATCTATAGTACCAAATTCCAATCAAAAAGAGGTAAAGGAAAATAGTTGGTAAGATAAGCTCAGGATACATAACAAGTATTACAAACAAGATATGAATCAGAATTGTTGTGATAGGGTTTTTCCAATGGCAAATCTGGTCAAACCATTTTCCAACCGCAACTATTCCACTCAAAACTCCCATGATTCTGAAAAAGTTGGCTTTGCTTCTTCTCATACTCCACATGTGGGAACCAACATCCAGCATATATTCAACAACCTCCTTTCTCAGCGGCGGCTCAGCGCGACTCAGCCTCATTGAAACAATCTGAGTGGCTTGATGCCTCAGATTGTCAAGCTGGCTGACAGTTAACGGGTGAATGTAATGCATCTTAGGCAACAATGGATTTGAATACATGTGCATCATGTTTAGCAAAGAAGAGCAAGTAAACCTTACAGCCAATTGAATTTCTCCCATTTTCTTCACCCCAGTTGGATGAAGAACTAGAAGTGGATACGAATGTGTATAGACTCGATCTGTCTCAAGTGTTGAAAGACGGATTCTTACCTTTCCAATTTTCGAATCTTTTTGTCCTCCAGGCTTATCACCGCCACCGTGCAAATGACAATTATCAAATACACCTATTGTAATGACGGTGCATGGATCAAAAACCTCCCAAGTATACTGCTCATTCCACCTCGGCGCAAAGCTATCGATGATGGTTCTCGTCCGCACCCACTTCTGCCCGTACTTAGCTACACAATACGCATCCGTTGTCCCCCTCCCGTTACTTGTTTTCATGGGCATCAAACCCTGAGCACTCAATATCCCCACTTCAAGAACTCCAATACTGGACTTCCAGAGCTGTTTTGCTGTTGGGCGAAGATCACTGCTGTGGTGAGTCGATTCATCCAAAACATGATAACCACCTTCCAAACAGACCCTCATATGAATCCGGCTAGCAAACTTTATTTCCTTCTTCTTATCACCTTCCATAATAACAACATGCTTTTCAATATTGAACCACCGAGTGTTCACAGGCTTGTGATCTAGTCTCCTATCCATTATCTGTAAAGGAATAACACACTTCCCCAGTAGTTCCTCTTTGTTAGGAGCAACCCTATCTTCCACACTCAAAATGAGCGGCTCCTCAAACGGTTCCGCAGCAACAAACATCAAATCCTCGTTCCACATTGGATTGATACTCCTGCTCTGAGAGATTCTAGTCCTCAAGGTCTGAATTCCCAAAATAGCCTTCACATAAACCTCCGGGAACCTTCCCTTATCCGATGGCTGCAAGTCCTGTGCCTCTATAACATTAACCCTCAAATACCAAAGCTTAGGAGACAAATACACCTTCGACCTAATGTTAGCAAGAGCATCAGTCCCACTAACCGTCGCCGCATCCGAGTGCCACGCCTCAGGGAACGCTTCATCAGCTTGCGTACCCATCCAAACAGCCAGCATAAGCTCCCCTTTCGCCTTATCACCCTTTCTGTCCTCCAATCTATACCACTGCGGTGCAAGAGGACTATCTGGAGGAACCCTCTTCGGAACCTCGTTGAGGTCAAACCAAACACGACCAATAAAATCGTCCTTCACAACATCCTTATCTTTCACAGTAACCTCAAGCACCGAAGCCTGAATCCTGTCTTTCGAGAAAGCAAAAACCTGACTCCATTCCGGATTAGTTTTCTTCTCAAAATGCCTAGTGGTACCTTTGTAGTTTCCAAGCTTGACTTCAACGTAAGGGTCACAACTTCCGGTAACATCCTTCGAAGGAAGTTCCTTAGCTTTCACAACCCTCACATAAAGATACTGCATTTGCTCAACAAGGTCATATGTACTCGTAAGCTTGTCACCAGAGACCTTACCACCTCCAAGGTGGGGTTTTGTCTCTTTCAACAGAAAATCTTCTGGCGGTGGCCTCTGCATCTTCTCGGTTCAAAGACTCAAAAGAGTTCCAAGTAATAAGAATGTTTTGTATACAAGTGGAAGGAACAATTTCAAATATTGAATGTTTGTTCACAAGTGGAAGGAACTTGAAAGAGTGTTTGTTATGAATAAAAAAGGAACGGTTCCAAGGAGCCTAAAAAAGAGGAAAATACAGTCAAATAGCCGTTACAGTGTAGCTAATCGAGTTACCTAAATATTCGGGAagctttaaaattaaaatacagaAGATAAGGTAACTCAAAAGTTGCAATTAATGCATAACTATAGTGGATTTAAACATAGATCTATGATAATATCGAGAATGTGAAGATTTAATTATGAATAATAAccttaaataaatcaaaaaagccttaaataaattaaacagcTTTCTTTACTTGAAGCCTTCAGATCCGATTTTCACTCTCCaggaaattataaaataaaaaataagtactACATTAAAAGGGACAGAACAATAATCTGAACCTAGAAAAGAATGTTTGAGTGTGGTTGCCGACAGAATGCAGCATAAGATGAACAGTTTCGATTCCAAGTTTCATGTATTGTTTCTGCATTCTAAGAGATCCTTCAACTTTGATTTACTTTTTAGTTACTTCCAATGAACGTGATTCAGTAGTAGTACTTTCTATGCTATACAACCGACCCACataatttcttcttcttcaaagcTTAATTAAAACACTTACACAGTTTGattaattaacaaatttatatttttctcatttaaatatattttctaagaatttaaaacctaaaaaaaagttaattttgtaCCGAATGGGtgctttaaaataaataaataaataaataaaatagaaactatGAAATTGTTAAGAGAACCGAAATCATGAAGGGGAAAagtgagaaaaagaaaaagaaaaagaaataaaggaGAGGTTTTTAGTATTAcgttataaaaacaaaaatggtaAGAAAGTAAGTACCTTGGAGTGAAATGGGAATGTTTAATCTTTAGAAGAAGGAAGGGAGGTAGAGAATGATGAAGAAGGAAAAGAAGAGTGTAAGTAGTAGGAGTAGTTTTGGTTAAGTTGGTGGGATCTGATGAATCTATGGAAAATATACAAAGAAGGTTTCTACTTTTCCTTTTTGCATAGTGCTGGACTGGACCTCTGTTGCTGTACAGGGTGGTGGAGCGGAGGAATGGAGATGTGGACCCACTTCACGCGTGTGAACTCTTCTTCGGTCGCTACTCACACGTGTGCTATCCTTCTATAtatcttcaaaattaaattaattttttattttgtatatcgattataaaatatctattaaaataatttttatttaaatttttattattaaaaattatgatacgacatatttaataaatatgtgaCTCATTGATCTtatctaaatattattataatgtatactaatttttttatttaatttaaaaattatttagactaatgtgtcaataattaattcatgctaaattacaattatttataaatttatctttgaaatgataacattttattattaatttttttttttgagaagaTAACATTAATTGAACTAAGTGATAagtcaatatttatttatgatgtcacatcaaaatatataatgataaacgtttatttaagaattattttgattaatactCCATCTAATATTTAACTATcaacattaaattttttgaattaaataaataatttataagaatAATTGCATTAAATGagttcaaattaattaattgttacttataatagttattaaaatttaagacTTTTTGTTTTGTGTATAATAATAATCAgataaagtattttaaaatttcaacaatatatttattaatttataaatttcaaatactaattTGATCGAACTTACAATTTCATAGCCTAATTTATTTGTCATATCTTTAGAAAATCTCATAATCACTAAAAGGTACTTCCAAATATGGTCTCAAGTATAATTCATTCATCACATAGAATTTATGAATTGAAACTTCTAAGtttgttatgttataaaaattaattttaaattaattagttttata from Cicer arietinum cultivar CDC Frontier isolate Library 1 chromosome 3, Cicar.CDCFrontier_v2.0, whole genome shotgun sequence encodes:
- the LOC101500414 gene encoding FT-interacting protein 3, which translates into the protein MQRPPPEDFLLKETKPHLGGGKVSGDKLTSTYDLVEQMQYLYVRVVKAKELPSKDVTGSCDPYVEVKLGNYKGTTRHFEKKTNPEWSQVFAFSKDRIQASVLEVTVKDKDVVKDDFIGRVWFDLNEVPKRVPPDSPLAPQWYRLEDRKGDKAKGELMLAVWMGTQADEAFPEAWHSDAATVSGTDALANIRSKVYLSPKLWYLRVNVIEAQDLQPSDKGRFPEVYVKAILGIQTLRTRISQSRSINPMWNEDLMFVAAEPFEEPLILSVEDRVAPNKEELLGKCVIPLQIMDRRLDHKPVNTRWFNIEKHVVIMEGDKKKEIKFASRIHMRVCLEGGYHVLDESTHHSSDLRPTAKQLWKSSIGVLEVGILSAQGLMPMKTSNGRGTTDAYCVAKYGQKWVRTRTIIDSFAPRWNEQYTWEVFDPCTVITIGVFDNCHLHGGGDKPGGQKDSKIGKVRIRLSTLETDRVYTHSYPLLVLHPTGVKKMGEIQLAVRFTCSSLLNMMHMYSNPLLPKMHYIHPLTVSQLDNLRHQATQIVSMRLSRAEPPLRKEVVEYMLDVGSHMWSMRRSKANFFRIMGVLSGIVAVGKWFDQICHWKNPITTILIHILFVILVMYPELILPTIFLYLFLIGIWYYRWRPRHPPHMDTRLSHADSAHPDELDEEFDTFPTTRPSDIVRMRYDRLRSIAGRIQTVVGDLATQGERLQSLLSWRDPRATALFVLFCLIAAIVLYVTPFQVVALLTGIYVLRHPRFRHKLPSVPLNFFRRLPARTDCML